A region of the Macrobrachium nipponense isolate FS-2020 chromosome 14, ASM1510439v2, whole genome shotgun sequence genome:
AGAATGCTGGGGTTGCTGTTGGCGTCTTGCATTTTGGGGCTTGCAGGACTCACCTGCGCCCAGCCTCCTCCCATCGACACCCTCGACGTCCTGCCGGAAGAAGGCCTGGACATCAGCCTCTCCAAACGGGATCTCGAGTTCAACCAGTATGTGCCTGGATACAGGCTGCGTGGAGAGCCCTCCTGCGAGGAGCTGAGAGCCATGTGGCGCCTGAGCAAGAGAGAGGCGCGGAGGGCCACCTCAACCAATCAGCTCCCCAGGTCCCGGCCCTACTCCTACGGGAGACTCATGGCGTTCGCCCCAGATCCTAGCGCAGGGCCCAAAGGCCCCGTTTACGGTCGCATCTGGAAGTATCCTCAGCCAAAATCCAGTTCTTCGATTCCCACCAAAGGAGCTTTCGAAAAGCTGAGAACGTTGATAGGACCCGGAGACCGACGAGGCTCCTACGACGCCCTTCGAAAAATGGCCGTCACATCGACGAAGGGAAGCTACGACAAACTGCAGCAAATGATCAACCGGGAGCgacaggagcagcagcagcagcagcagcagcaacacccGGTGGCCCTAGCGCTGCGCGCCGAAGAGAATTCATTCCAGGATACTTCTCAGCCGGGAAGGAGCTCCCAGTCGGCCTTCCGGTCAGGTTCACACTCCATGCGGAGGTCGCAGGCCCTCATGGAGCCCTCGGTGGAGATGTCTCCTCGCAGCATGAGAGGCTCCATGCATTTCTCACAACAGGGGTTCGTGGGCCCCCTGCTGCCGGCAGATTCCAGACCTCAAACATCCTTCAGTCCTTGGCAGCCTCCGGCACCTGACCCTGGGATGGTGAGTACGGATGCTGCTGTGGCTCCTTCAAAGATTCATTCTTTCCGTATTGACTTACTCCCTTTCATTTGCTATGCCTGTCAGTTTGCCATTGCATTTTCATCACTGGACGTCTATTCGTCCCTGAACTGATGCTCTTGATAAATAATTTCTATTCTATCTGTGTTATGATCATTCATATACCTGTCATATAGCCGGTCCATTTCGTTATCAACGTTTTGTGTACTATAAGTTCATATCATTGTTAATACTCATCTGTTGAACGCAAAAATATACATCATGGTGTCACTCAAGTACGCTTTCAAGTATCTTTCAGCATCTTACATACATGCGTTGCGACaatgtatgcaaaacacacacacacacacacacacacacacacacttgtataatTGTCATATACTTCTTTCACCTTAGTCCATGAGAATAATATATTGGCAAATTTGATATAACATGGTTTATCATACCGTTTACTGTTCTTACTTCGAATTGAAAATTGTTTGCCCAGTAACGTTCTCTTGATAATTTATGGAACTCAATTAGAACGACCCCAAAAAATAATTCACAGCAaagaacacacactctctctctctctctctctctcttctctctctcattcctatcTCTCTAacacactactctctctctctctctctctctctctcctctctctctctctcctccaaaagtgcataggctctctctctctctctctctctctctctctctctctctctctctctctctccatggtgtTATTGCCCTTAATGACCACTTATGGCTGTGACTGATGCTCTCAGCATCATTAGCCGCGTCGTTCATCCCCCGCCTTTTCTCTCTCGCCTCTTGACTGGGATGATCCGCAATTCTCTCCGATCTTGAAAGATATGATATAAATAAGTTTTGCGGTTTCCCGTGAGGTAGTCACCGCGTGAATGTgtgattgtgcgtgtgtgtgtgtgtgcgtgtttatgtgtgtttgtgtttgtgtgtgtgtgtttaaatgcaTTCAAACATGCCCATCGAAATACACACAGATAGACGACACGCATTGatacacatgtatgtacgtatatgtatacatatgtgtatgtatagtatagtgtgtgtgtataattgaatcTAGAAGATATGGAAActgatgaatgtataaaaaaaaggcaatagcaacgaaaagaaagtgaaacaccGTGTGGTTTGCCAGGCCTTTagacttactgtcctttacttagcagactgacagaAATGTGAATATAAGTCTAACAGAAGGATCCTTTAATTGACAAATGAAGATTATAAAGGAACAGAtctacctggaatccaacacacttgAAGAATTAGTGGACCTACCGAAACATGGgtaaatatttgaagggttttacAGAAGATTAAGCCCTAACAGGTCAAGAAGCAGGAAGagtcaattaaaagattatactgGGAAAGAGACTGACCACCAAAATTGACCGTGGAAAAGAATCAGGTtgatacatatgtttataaaaattcaATTCAATATATTCTCCTTCTGCGTAAACAATCACGATTTTTGCaaagtgaaaataagaaatatatatataataaaaaataagtacactaatatatatatatatatatattatatatatgtatatatatatatattatatatggtaatttATTAGGAATTAAAATTAGTAGTTTGATCTTAAGATCATTCTttgaacaaataatatataatacacacaaggGCAGAGGTTAAAAATACAGCtggaagtgtatatgtatatatatattgtgtgtgtgtgcgcgcgtacgtGCGTAAATGCATCAAATACATCACTCATGCGATGAGCTGTTAGTCTTCATCTAGCATATGTTATGAGCCTTGAACTGGATACTTTAGTTTTGCTTGTACTGACGTTTATTCGAGAATATTCATGTCTTTCTTTATTATGATGACATTTACAAGAccgacatttctctctctctctctctctctctctctctctctctctctctctctctctctctctctctccgggaggaCGCAAACTCGTGGTATTATATTCCGTGTCTAAACTGTCACCAGGGTGAATGAATGAAATTCGTCGAAGAAAAAGggacaaagagaaaataaattttccAAAAGACAACACATAAGAGACAAACAGATACAATAAAGGGAAGATGAAGCGGACCCAGTTAACAAAACACAAAGCAAAATAtgcatttaaatttaatatatatatatatatatatatatctatatatatatatatatatatatatatatatatatattcagctttttaaaggaagacaaaaattcaaaggaaaacaaaagacaaacaaacGACAGTAAACTGCATGGGAAAATCGtacaaataaaactataaaaggcgctaagtaaacaataaatataacgaaataactaacaataaataaataaaaaaacagcatcTCTAACAAACTTGGAAGCAAAGTGACAAGTCTGGAGAGAAGGTGGTTGTACCACAaggccaaacacacacacacacacacacatatacggaCGCGCTtatgtgcgcgcgcacacacacacagaatcacacacacacacacacacacacacacactattgcaCACAAACGAGCTAAGAGCAGTTCACACCAGCAGCCTGGTGGGACGCTGATTTCAAGGTCAGGGCAGTGAATGAGAGTAGTAGAATaaacgaatgaatgaatggaagaagcagacgaggaggaggaggaggaggaggaggaggacgaaaaTAGCGGCTCCTCAACTATCCGGGTCTTTTCAAATCCCAAATACAAGATATGACCAGACATCACCAGCtgtgttataattataatttattcggAGTCATCATTATCATCTCTTTACCAACATCAACATCATTTATTTGAAGATTTACATTAAGTAAACATCACCGCCACCTTAATTATtccagaaaaaataattatcatcagCATTACATATCAACGACATTCTCAAAATATAAACACCATTCGTTTTTGGCAAGTTTATCCaaagtaattaattaatcataCATTTGTATCTACTTTATGCAATTTTTCTGTTTCTAAATCCTCAATTGACAAAACATATTTACTTCTCTTTAATTCCTGTTTCTGTAACCTACTTTCAtcacgcattttttttatttctattttcgtctGTGTCTCTATAACTTCGTTATCTCTTAATGCTCATTCATTCcgtttctttattcctttttcctttaACGACCCATTTTAGAAATGACGACTTGGGACTCGTTCTACTGCGCATGTCCTTCTGGCAGAGATGATGACGGAATACGCTATAAAGGACGCAggagagaaacctttttttttttttcttttttttttgttaatgtcaACAGTCGTCACAAAAATAACCTTGTGCTTCTTCGTCGTGACTAAAGGCGTTTATGTTTTCGTTTGCGCAATCTCAATCTTTTTgtactgctttatatatatatatatatatatataatatatatatactatatatatatatatatatatatatactatataatatagataatattatgcatataagtatatatatcatatgtgtacatatgtatacatcaatacatatatatatgagtatatgtacaaatgtatatgtatagacgtacatatatgcgtgtgtgtatttatgtatgtatacattactcatgtatatatatatatatacatatctgtattgataagagagagagagagagagagagagagagatgagagagagagagagagagagagagagagagagagagagagagagagggaattaatttacatttcctCTATTCATTAATATTCTGTAATCTCTGTCACGCTGTTACCGCTCGAGGTGGTTAGTGCTACGTACGGGGTTGGGGTTAAGACGTTTATTTCAGTAATGAATTCGTCAAGaatttattttcaacattattgCCTCAACAGTTTAGCATAATTATATTCATACAGGACTTGCGTATTTAAGTACCGTCAGCAACTTATAGATGGTGTGCGTAGATTATGTATACATTCGTAAAAGACTAGGAAGTAAACGCATTATAGTCTTTTACCCATAGGATATCAACTTATAAGATATTTTtactgcacaatatatatatatatatatatatatatatatatatatatatatatatgtgtgtgtgtgttgtgtgtgtgtgtgtgtgtgtgtgtgtgtgtgtgtgcgtgtgtgtgcgtgtgttttactACAAGGACCTCATTCCGAATGGATAGTACCTAACGGAGTAACTTTTTTGAACAAataacaattgtgtatgtgatgagttaatatacgtatatactatatatatatatatatatatatatatatatatatatatatatatatatattatgtatgtatgtctgtatgtatgtatatccatcaGGGTTTACTCGGGCTGCCATCAATCTGTGTATAGAGGAAATTTACACAATTTTTCAACTTACATTTTCACAACAATTTCACATCGTATTCCAATTTACTGAAAGTgtcatttcatttccttcttgAGGCGCAAGATGATTCGCAATCTGGTGTCCCCACTAGTCTCCTactatcccccccacccctctctctctctctctctctctctctctctctctcaaactcaatGATCAAATCTGTTTACCaccgccaacacacacacacacacacacacacacacacacacacacacacacacacacacaaatacacacacacacaacactatatatatatatatatatatatatttagccaataACACGCTCACTGTTGGTTTAATTGAAGGACGAGTGTCTCTTCAGATATTCCCAGTAATTACGCAATGGACAACTCAACAGTTTGAAACCTGATGCGTTGAAATTCGGGAAGAGAATACTTGatgctaagatatatatatatatatatatatatatatatatatatatatatatatatatacatatatatataacggaatCACCGAATTTAACCGTTTTCCTCCTTTAGTCTTCTAAAACAGCTTACGTAATCGTTGCAAAATGCATTTGCAAATCAACTTACTTCAGTTACATCCATGAAACACGAACCAATTGCAGAAACACGTTTAAACTTCGCCAGCTCAAAAGTAAGGTTCTTCTGATGCTAAATAAGACAAGAAAACACTTACAATAATCAGTATGTCATTCTTAGGCTCCGCTACCGATAACCCTTAACAATTTTAGTATGAACGATGGTTCCAAAAcgccaatgaaaattaaattaatatggtTCTACCTACAATTCAggtcacagaaataaatatattagatcATAGTAAAATGTCTTTGCTTATTAAGCCTCTGGATTATAGAAAAGCAGAAATAAGTTTCTGAATATGACTGATGCCAATTAGTTTTCGCCGGCGTCATCAAATGAGTCAAGATATAAAACCAgaaaaaaggattaataattatTCGGTAAAATGCTGATGTTAACTTTTATAAAACAATTACTATCCTAAGGAAGAATCACTCAGATACAGAAATATCAAACTGTAGCGTGGATcaaagcaatatatattatatatatatattatatatatatatatatatatatatatatatatatatatatatatatatatgtgtaatatatatatatatataatattatatatagatatatatattatatatatatatatatatatatatatatatatatatatatatatatatatatatatatatatagctatatatatatatatacatatatacatatatatatagataatatatatatataatatatcgtgtgtgtgtgtgtgtgtgtgtgtatatatatatagatatatatatatatatatatatatatatatatatatatatatatatttatatatatatacatatatatatatatatatataatatatatatatatatcgttagatatatacaacatatatctatatgtcgatatgtattgtaaataaatatgtataaacatgtatatataatatatagtacatctatatattatacatccaaTTAATTTATCAAACACAGAGCTAAATACACAAACGAACCTGTTACTTCAAAATACACCCAGTAAATTAAAGGCTTTTCAGTGACTGCTTATAAACAATTGTGAGACCGAATTGCCCAAACAAATCTGAGAATGATTTCACGCCACATCTTCAACCAATATTTACACAGGCTTTCTGGCTCTCCTCGAACCTTTGTgatctagacacacacacacaaacacacacacataaattaaCCGACATATAAACGGGCAGAATTCGTCCAAGGATGCCCAAGCAGGTATAGGTCACGACGGCTTTTGCCCCACTTGGCACACGCCGTGCCCAGCTTCCGACTGATCAAATTGCATGATTGACtgtcgtctgtgtgtgtgtgtgtgtgtgtgtaggtttgtgtttgtttgtctgtttcggGCTGTCGTCACGGGAGACAGAATTCCGAATGGTTTTTATGTCCCATCAATTCAAACGTTAAATGATAAGTTACATTTCAACCAGTCATTAATTAAGCCTTAAATGAAAACAGGATGCGCACGACAGTCATTGCTATCAACGGAAAAGTAAATGTATAAATTCAATGTTAAACAGTATTCGAAACTGTCGGTTAATCAACTGAATCAATTATAGTTTTTGTAAACTGAGAAACGAAGGCCACAATAGCTAACTTCAATCCAAAATTCTCTCTTcatcagttaagtatatcttagtttaaccagaccactgagctgataaacagctctcctaaaTAGGCCcgaaaaattatgatatttttacgtggctaggaaaccaaCTGGTTCTTAGCTactggaacctacagcttattgtgagatccgaaccacattaaatcgagcaatgaatttctaatcaccagaaataaattcctctgattctgcattggcagagtcggaatcgaactcgggactaccgaatcgtaacccactcatccaacgaagagcagtattattattattattttttttttttagtaacgcAATGTAGATGTCTTCTTTGTAAATGGAGAGATCAAAGCCACAGTAGTTCCCTGTACGCAGGAGGAAAAACAGttgatttctttgtttcattgatggtgttttacgttgcatggaaccagtggttattcagcaatgggaccaacggcttttacttgactccgaaccacgtcaagagtgaacttctatcaccagaaatacacatctttcaccctTCAAGGAATGCCCGgaaatcgaactcgcgtccaacgaggtggcacgccaactcTATACCGGCCACGCCACCATGAGGCGCTACTGGAAAACGGTTGAGGAGGAAGTTGTCTCTTCAACAGGTAGACTGTGATTCGTATGAGAAACTCAGACAAGATATTCCGGGCCAAGATATTGTTGTGCAGATTAAACTTAATTTTAGTTTATCGTGTCGTATACAAACTGcgaagtgtatgtatgtatgtatgtatatatatataaatacatattcttatacgtgtataatatatataaaatctatatttattactatatatacatatatatatatatatctttatatatcttcaCTGTATACCGTTGGAATAcagttaaaatacataatgatatatatatatatatattatatataatatatatatatatatatatatatatatatatatatatatacacacatacgggCCAACCCGAACCACACTGCCTGAAACCGAAACCCACACTACACCAAACCCTTTGACTCAGACAACGcggaaagggaggggtgggggaggcgggtgggttggggggggggggggggagtgggggaggcTACTATGGATCTCAGTCCGCTACACGTATCGACGCAGACGTCCATATTTACTAAATAGACCCCATCCGCAAAGAGGAAGAGTGACAAATGCACTCGCAATCCGAGGTCGCCCGGCCTGGGGAAGGTTGTATACATGAAGGGAGCGAGGTCACTTGACATCTGTCTTCATCAAGGAAGGATGTcgtctgtatttttcttttatggttattttgggggtgggggcgagTGAGGTGGAGTAACCTACTAGTTGAAGGATATAATTATGTGATCTGTAGTACATCGAAAGTCAGAGACGTGAAATAAAACtgccagagagagaagagagagagagagagagagatgagagagaagagtttgtgtgtttatatatatatatatatatatatatatatatatatatatatatatatatatatatatataatgctatactcggatttatttcttattctctcctctcagagagagagagagagagagagagagagagagagagagagagagagagaaaaagttatatatatgtatacatatatagtgtgtgtgtgtatatagtatatatctataacgTATTTATaggtataatttatatatatatatatatatatatatatatatatatatatatatatatacatatatacacgtgtgtgtatatagtatatatctataacgtatttataggtaaataaatttatatatatcatatatatatatatatatatacatatacatacatacatacatacatacacacacacacacacacatatatatatatatacatatataataattatataaataaagtatagataaatagatacattgataacagacagacacagatTAGACAGACAGGAAGACAAATATAATCTCTTCCGAACCAGCAAACTgccacagcttctctctctctctctctctctctctctctctctctctctctctccaacagtcTTCACAAGATCACAGAAAAGCTCCCACTCATTTCTCCCTCTTAAGTGGAGGCGGAAATTATCGCAGACGTCCTCCTCGAAacttcgaaaagagagagagagagagagagagagagagagagagagagagagagagagagagagagagagatttgtcgaGATTATCTGCCGAAAGACCCTTTGTTCCAGTCAGTAGTTTTACCGCAGAAAAAGTtactgaagcagagagagagagagagagagagagagagagagagatgagagagagagagagagagagagagagagagagagaggtcatttgcATGTGCAGAGAAATAgtggaaaatttatttataatttaaagaCATACTGAGAGGAAAGGAGGCTCTCTTTTGTATGTAACCTCAAACAAATGATggggatgatgagagagagagagagagagagagagagagagagagagagagagagagagagtctccgtTATGGAGCGTTAGTCGTCAGAAATaccaaaatatttcatataattggGCCTCTTTCTTGAAA
Encoded here:
- the LOC135226573 gene encoding uncharacterized protein LOC135226573 isoform X2, with the protein product MVCSWRVSSERGPRMLGLLLASCILGLAGLTCAQPPPIDTLDVLPEEGLDISLSKRDLEFNQYVPGYRLRGEPSCEELRAMWRLSKREARRATSTNQLPRSRPYSYGRLMAFAPDPSAGPKGPVYGRIWKYPQPKSSSSIPTKGAFEKLRTLIGPGDRRGSYDALRKMAVTSTKGSYDKLQQMINRERQEQQQQQQQQHPVALALRAEENSFQDTSQPGRSSQSAFRSGSHSMRRSQALMEPSVEMSPRSMRGSMHFSQQGFVGPLLPADSRPQTSFSPWQPPAPDPGMLWKTPTEGGSKDPWRSRT
- the LOC135226573 gene encoding uncharacterized protein LOC135226573 isoform X1; this translates as MVCSWRVSSERGPRMLGLLLASCILGLAGLTCAQPPPIDTLDVLPEEGLDISLSKRDLEFNQYVPGYRLRGEPSCEELRAMWRLSKREARRATSTNQLPRSRPYSYGRLMAFAPDPSAGPKGPVYGRIWKYPQPKSSSSIPTKGAFEKLRTLIGPGDRRGSYDALRKMAVTSTKGSYDKLQQMINRERQEQQQQQQQQHPVALALRAEENSFQDTSQPGRSSQSAFRSGSHSMRRSQALMEPSVEMSPRSMRGSMHFSQQGFVGPLLPADSRPQTSFSPWQPPAPDPGMRGCREVRGNYCREDGDCACAGLYRCNKARCKVSDKSPVVEDTNGGWFKGPLEEQDLGVWGSRSLRQP
- the LOC135226573 gene encoding uncharacterized protein LOC135226573 isoform X3, with the protein product MLGLLLASCILGLAGLTCAQPPPIDTLDVLPEEGLDISLSKRDLEFNQYVPGYRLRGEPSCEELRAMWRLSKREARRATSTNQLPRSRPYSYGRLMAFAPDPSAGPKGPVYGRIWKYPQPKSSSSIPTKGAFEKLRTLIGPGDRRGSYDALRKMAVTSTKGSYDKLQQMINRERQEQQQQQQQQHPVALALRAEENSFQDTSQPGRSSQSAFRSGSHSMRRSQALMEPSVEMSPRSMRGSMHFSQQGFVGPLLPADSRPQTSFSPWQPPAPDPGMRGCREVRGNYCREDGDCACAGLYRCNKARCKVSDKSPVVEDTNGGWFKGPLEEQDLGVWGSRSLRQP